In Immundisolibacter sp., the following proteins share a genomic window:
- the ffh gene encoding signal recognition particle protein, which yields MFNSLTERLEATVRRLRGQAFLNDENIADALREVRMALLEADVALPVVRGFIEQVRQDAIGREIGKSLNPGQLLVKLVHDRLISLMGSENAALNLAGAPPVVILMAGLQGSGKTTTSAKLARLIREQTKKSVLLVSADVYRPAAIEQLRVLAGQVGAQFQPSDISQKPVDIATEAVAEARRRAIDVVIVDTAGRLHIDADMMAEIRAIHAAVKPLETLFVVDSMTGQDAVNTAKAFHEALPLTGVILTKTDGDARGGAALSIREVTGAPIKFLGVGEKTGALEAFHPERVASRILGMGDVLSLVEDMQRNVDQAQAARLEDKLRRGKGFDFNDFRDQLKMVQGMGGLGSLLDKLPGMSGMNAQAREQLADGKQLGRIEAIINSMTAKERRFPDLINGSRKRRIAAGSGVQIQDVNRLLKQFEQSQKMMKKLGRPGGMKKMMRGMGAMRGGFPGRG from the coding sequence ATGTTCAACAGCCTCACCGAACGACTCGAAGCCACCGTGCGCCGCCTGCGCGGCCAGGCCTTCCTGAACGACGAGAACATCGCCGACGCGCTGCGTGAGGTGCGCATGGCGCTGCTGGAAGCCGACGTGGCGCTGCCGGTGGTGCGCGGCTTCATCGAGCAGGTGCGCCAGGACGCCATCGGGCGCGAAATCGGCAAGAGCCTCAACCCCGGCCAGCTGCTGGTCAAGCTGGTTCACGACCGCCTGATCAGCCTGATGGGCAGCGAGAATGCGGCCCTGAACCTGGCCGGCGCGCCGCCGGTGGTGATCCTGATGGCTGGCCTGCAGGGCTCGGGCAAGACCACCACCAGCGCCAAGCTGGCGCGACTGATCCGCGAGCAGACCAAAAAATCCGTGCTGCTGGTCAGCGCCGACGTCTACCGCCCGGCGGCCATCGAACAGCTGCGCGTGCTGGCCGGGCAGGTCGGCGCGCAGTTCCAGCCCAGCGACATCAGCCAGAAACCGGTCGACATCGCCACCGAGGCGGTCGCCGAGGCGCGCCGCCGGGCCATCGACGTGGTGATCGTCGACACCGCCGGCCGTCTGCACATCGACGCCGACATGATGGCCGAGATCCGCGCCATCCACGCCGCCGTCAAACCGCTCGAAACCCTGTTCGTGGTCGATTCCATGACCGGCCAGGATGCGGTCAACACGGCCAAGGCCTTCCACGAGGCGCTGCCGCTGACCGGCGTCATCCTGACCAAGACCGACGGCGATGCGCGCGGCGGCGCCGCGCTGTCGATCCGCGAAGTCACCGGCGCGCCGATCAAGTTTCTGGGCGTGGGCGAGAAAACCGGCGCCCTGGAAGCCTTCCACCCCGAGCGCGTCGCCTCGCGCATCCTGGGCATGGGCGATGTGCTGAGCCTGGTCGAGGACATGCAGCGCAACGTCGACCAGGCGCAGGCGGCGCGCCTGGAGGACAAGCTGCGCCGCGGCAAGGGCTTCGACTTCAACGACTTTCGCGATCAGCTCAAGATGGTGCAGGGCATGGGCGGTCTGGGCAGCCTGCTCGACAAGCTGCCCGGCATGAGCGGCATGAATGCCCAGGCCCGCGAGCAACTGGCCGACGGCAAGCAGCTGGGGCGCATCGAAGCCATCATCAACTCCATGACCGCCAAGGAGCGGCGCTTCCCGGACCTGATCAACGGCTCGCGCAAGCGGCGCATCGCCGCCGGCTCCGGCGTGCAGATCCAGGACGTGAACCGGCTGCTGAAGCAGTTCGAGCAGAGCCAGAAGATGATGAAAAAGCTCGGCCGGCCCGGCGGCATGAAGAAAATGATGCGCGGCATGGGCGCCATGCGCGGGGGCTTTCCCGGCCGCGGTTGA
- a CDS encoding ABC transporter ATP-binding protein, translating into MNSSSAIVVHKLSFEYPGVKALSEVSFRIEPASVTALVGPNGAGKSTLLRCIAGLDRPLLGSIELAGVDVLEQPRLAHRRLGYLADFYGLYDALSVRRALSYMAAAHGVAERDIAGTVERTAKRLEIDDLLERRCGELSRGQRQRVAIGQALVHAPPVLLLDEPAAGLDPEARHALARLFTRLRDEGMTLLVSSHILAELDEYSSHMLVLRGGWMIEHRALAGGAAEPVRRLRLGFVSPVPELAAVIAGMNGVRMLENAGQNALLELTGNDRVQAEVLRMLVERGLPVTRFSEERENLHASYLRTVGTHGAAP; encoded by the coding sequence ATGAACAGTTCATCCGCCATCGTGGTGCATAAGCTCAGCTTCGAGTACCCCGGCGTCAAGGCGCTGTCGGAGGTGTCGTTCCGTATCGAACCGGCCAGCGTCACGGCGCTGGTCGGGCCCAACGGCGCCGGCAAATCGACCCTGCTGCGCTGCATCGCCGGCCTGGACCGACCGCTGCTGGGCAGCATCGAGCTGGCCGGTGTCGACGTGCTGGAGCAGCCGCGCCTGGCGCACCGGCGCCTGGGTTATCTGGCCGATTTTTATGGCCTATACGACGCCTTGAGCGTGCGCCGGGCGCTGTCTTACATGGCGGCGGCGCACGGCGTGGCCGAGCGCGACATCGCCGGCACGGTGGAGCGAACCGCCAAGCGCCTCGAAATCGATGACCTGCTGGAACGACGCTGCGGCGAGCTGTCGCGTGGCCAACGCCAGCGCGTCGCCATCGGCCAGGCGCTGGTGCATGCGCCGCCGGTGCTGCTGCTGGACGAGCCGGCGGCGGGCCTGGACCCGGAGGCGCGCCATGCGCTGGCGCGGCTGTTCACGCGCCTGCGCGACGAGGGCATGACGTTGCTGGTGTCCTCGCACATCCTGGCCGAGCTCGACGAGTATTCCAGCCACATGCTGGTGCTGCGCGGCGGGTGGATGATCGAGCACCGCGCCCTGGCCGGCGGCGCGGCCGAGCCGGTGCGCCGGCTGCGCCTGGGCTTCGTGTCGCCGGTGCCGGAGCTGGCCGCCGTGATCGCCGGCATGAACGGCGTCCGGATGCTGGAAAACGCCGGCCAGAACGCGCTGCTGGAACTGACCGGTAACGACCGCGTGCAGGCCGAGGTCCTGCGCATGCTGGTCGAACGCGGCCTGCCGGTGACCCGCTTTTCCGAGGAGCGCGAGAACCTGCATGCCTCGTACCTGCGCACCGTCGGCACCCACGGAGCCGCGCCATGA
- a CDS encoding class I SAM-dependent methyltransferase, producing the protein MQPPEASLVPPSGPGKHSSYDFVDRAPVLAALAGARCVLDLGCGRGDWSLALARAGTPVLAVDRWRQGLRWLRQQAGGLPLRVCEADLGAPLPLPDGAAGGVLLSLVLHHLVASGKAQDLLAQIARLLAPGAVLAIIEFLPVPPPPGPALAVRLTPAQVLGLASEAGLTGAPPQSIAGHVALYLLRKPA; encoded by the coding sequence ATGCAGCCGCCCGAAGCCTCCCTGGTGCCGCCAAGCGGCCCGGGCAAACACAGCAGTTACGACTTCGTCGACCGCGCGCCGGTGCTGGCCGCCCTGGCCGGTGCCCGCTGCGTGCTGGACTTAGGCTGCGGCCGCGGCGACTGGAGCCTGGCGCTGGCGCGCGCCGGCACGCCGGTGCTGGCCGTGGACCGCTGGCGCCAGGGGCTGCGCTGGCTGCGGCAACAGGCCGGCGGCCTGCCGCTGCGGGTATGCGAAGCCGACCTTGGCGCGCCCTTGCCGTTACCCGATGGCGCCGCGGGCGGCGTGCTGTTGTCGCTGGTGCTGCACCACCTGGTCGCATCCGGCAAGGCGCAGGACTTGCTGGCGCAGATCGCCCGCCTGCTGGCGCCCGGCGCCGTATTGGCAATCATCGAATTCCTGCCGGTGCCGCCGCCACCCGGCCCGGCCCTGGCAGTACGACTGACCCCGGCGCAGGTGCTCGGCCTGGCGAGCGAGGCCGGCCTGACGGGCGCGCCGCCGCAATCGATCGCCGGACACGTCGCGCTTTACCTGCTGCGCAAACCCGCATGA